CGCTTTCTCCATGAATATCATTAGCTATAGTTTGAACCTTTCTTACCATAGGCAAACTCATACCAGAACAAACTGGAACATCTATATTTAAATACTGACATACATTAAGTGCATTTATTGTAGTTTTGTTTAAAGTTTGATTTCCAGCAACAGTTGTAATTCCAAGCAATTGTATGCTAGGGTGTATTCCTGCCATCAAAATAGCAACGGCATCATCATGTCCTGGGTCGCAGTCAAGTATTATTTTTTCCATTTATTTTCTCCTTTAATTATTTGTTTAATATAAAATATTGATTATTCTTTAACTTTATTTAAAGAACTTTTTATTTTTATTTCTCTTCTTTTCTTATGAATCATAGATATAGTTAATACCAATATAGTAATAACATAAGGAAGCATAAGTACAAATTGAGAAGGCCAACCGTAAGATTGAAGTCTAGCTCCAATTGAATCTATAAGTCCAAATAAAGTACAGCCTATCCAAGAAAAAATAGGGTTAGCATTTCCAAAAAACATTGCAGCAACTCCCATAAAGCCTTTTCCATTAGTCATATTTTCAGTAAATA
This sequence is a window from Brachyspira sp. SAP_772. Protein-coding genes within it:
- a CDS encoding nucleoside hydrolase translates to MEKIILDCDPGHDDAVAILMAGIHPSIQLLGITTVAGNQTLNKTTINALNVCQYLNIDVPVCSGMSLPMVRKVQTIANDIHGESGLDGPVFDKLTKELDKRHAVNFIIETLKNSNEK